The sequence below is a genomic window from Gossypium hirsutum isolate 1008001.06 chromosome A11, Gossypium_hirsutum_v2.1, whole genome shotgun sequence.
TCGAGCCCCGTTAGGGCCCTAACTTGATTTTGTAGGATATTTAACTGAGTCCAAGAAGTGCTTGAACTTTGAAACTGGAAGAATTTTAGTTTTCTATACTGTCAAATCAAAGCTGACTTGTGTTTGCTTCCCATAAACAAAGTACTCTGTCTTTCCAGTCCTGCACTTGAAAGAAAACCTCTCTTATTCAAAACGATCATACCTTTTTCTCTTATATGACCAAGTTGCTTATGCCTCAAACGATTCGACTCTGAATCCTTAACAAATGAGGAAATTACTACTTTACCAATCACTGTTGTACCTTGTAGAGTATACAGACCACTGATTTTCTGATCTTTCAtcaaaatgagagctccacgagatacctCAATGTCGCTTGACTTAATAATGATTCTACAATCGTTCAAGTCTAACATACTTAGGGAGATGAGGTTTTTCCTTAAATCAGACATATATCTAACACCTAAGAGTACCCTGATAAGCTCGTCATGCATCATGATCTAAACGGTACCAATACTGATTATCTTAAAGGTGACTGAACTACATGTGGAGAATCATTCCTtgttaggacacatatggtaagaaCAACCCGAATCCAAGATTCACTCAAATGTAAGCTTAGACCTTTAATCTTAGGCACCAACAACTAATCATCACCCTTGTCCTTAGCCACATTATCATCGACTACCTCATTCTCGTTGCTCTTAACGACCTTCCTGttcttattttacaacttataacaCTCTACCTTAATATGACCTAACTTTTTGTAGTACCCACATGTCTTGTCTCGATTCCTCGACTTTGATCTAATCCTGCTTCTTGCAACCAAAATCGAGGTTTGTCCATCTAATTTACTATCTAAACCAAACTCACtgtcgagtttgtctttactcagCAAGTTTCCCCTCACTTCCTCGAATGAAAGGTTATATTTACCAGAAATCAGGGTTTTCTTAAAAGACGTATATGAATGGGGCAAATAGCATAATAATAGCATAGTTTAATCTTTATCCTCTATATTGACCTAGACATTCTTTAGATCGTTCAAGTCAGTAACAAATTGAATGATGTGACCCTTAATGTGCTCACATTTGTCCATACAGAACATGTATAGTCATTGTTTCAACACAAATCGATTAGCTAAAGACTGTCATGTATAGGGTTTCTAATTTTCTGCACAAGCCTGCTGTCGTTTCCTTTGTAAGCATCTCCTACAACACATTATTTGTGGGGCACAACTGAATTGTTGAAAAGTCTTCTCATCAAGCCCATCTCATTCTAACTGATTCGTATCCGCGGGCTTTTGCCTTGTAACGACATTCTTCGGACCAAATTGAACCAAAATTGTTGTCATCTGAACTTGTCATAAACTGAAATTTATGATCCCATCAAACTTCTCGATATTGAATCTAATTGCCATATATGAACAGGttgatttcaaaatttgaacCAAGCTCTGATACTAGCTTATTGGGGATAAACTCGTATAAGCAATGAACAAgaacgaaaaaagaaaaaaataaaattgggcACACAAATATTTACGTGAAAAACTCCCCTGACGAGGATAAAAACCGCGAGTAAAGAAAACTTCACTAAAACAGAAAATAATATGCACAAGTACAAGATGGAGACAATCCAAAAACAAATAAACCCTTGACCCCTCGGAAACAAAACTCTCTAACTAAAACACGAAATTCCGTTAAAGCTCTCTCAAAACTTTCTTAATCTTAATGTGATAAAGATATCAATCCTAAGGTTAGTAAAACCCTTTTATAGGTTGAAATTCGTGTGAATATATTACTAAAATATTCCTAGAATAATTAGAGTTCAACTGGAAAAAGATTGCAGAGTTTAACTGGAAAAAGAAACCTGATTTATGTGGGAACATATCGCCGCGTCACAACATCCCAAATCGCCTCATCACGACATCGAAAAACTCCTCGTCATGGCATCAGAAACCTCTCTGACATGACGTTGTCGCCTATTGGAGCTGTTGCAATTTTGACGTCCTCGTGTCGCGATACGAGTAACGATAAGTGCTTGAAAGGGTTCAAAAATACAGGCACACTCCACAACAATAATATCAAATAGAATCATTTTCTTTCGATAAGCAAAAAAATGAAGCTAATGAGAGAAAAAAGAGTGTTTAAATATAAGGGAGAAAAGAAAGTTTACTACTTATAATGGAGTTTTGGGCTTATAACTTAGAAATGGAAAATAAGATATCAAAATGATGGAACGTTGGTGGAAGTTTTGAATTCCTTTTGTAGATATATGATTTTATAGGTTAATTTATAGAAAGTTaacataataattaaaaagaagaGGATAAGATTAATCAAGACTGAAATTTTAAGAAAGAAATGGCGTCGGCAAGTTGTGGCGAACGATGCTTGTTTACTTATTTCTGGAAAAGATGAATTTAATGATGAATATTCATCTATTCTTTAGAGAGGGAGGGGGAGAATTTGAGAGAGAGGATAAACTAGATTGAGAAAAAAGTGAAAAtgaataaaaacttaaatatttagtaaaggaattattaaatatatttaaaattgaggaaaaatatttaaatttcatattttataataacatttaaaaaataatattttgataaataatgcataatgatatttaaataatatttaatataattaataatagggaAAGTATTTGATACATGTGGAATTTTTTAAACTTCACAAGTAGGTTTAAGTGTGACAAGTgtcacatttatttttatttatatatatttattatttttttactatgcCCTATAAGATCGCTTGGGTCTTGACTTTATATAAAGGGGTTAAAACTTGTATCAGACACTTGTTTGATACAGGTTCAAATATTGTCACATCCATCCTACTTGAATATTGtctaaaaaaatatgtattttaatgatgatattttaaattaggtttcattaaaataaaaatattttaatagattatatgaagaatttataaataaattatatttaattttttacaagACATGaatactaatataaataaaatactattttAATCTAaggataaaattatcatttttaatctATTTCTCACATATTTTATAACATTATTCATCTGAACCagataatttaataatattaaactgaGTAATAAATCAAACAACAATGGCAAGTTACAAATAAAATTGAGATTTTGAATTTGAGTTTGAAACTTGGATGATTTATGATTAATTTTAAGGGTTTGGATTCTGTTTGATCATAATAGAATAGGAGGTTGGGCTTTAACAATTGACATTCTTAAGATTCCATAATCCATCTTCTCTAAGTAATTTTTATCTCCTGTTCTTTTTCTAAATAGAAAAACTTTATTTTCCCCTGAAAACCTAATGGCAAAGTTGACATGTACAAGTTATGTTCCTTAAGGCTTAAGGTATGTTCAGATTTtaagaatatttacataaaaatggCATATAGTTTGAGACACGtcattaaggaaaaaaaaagaaaataactttTACTTTATTAAGTTCCCTTTTTTGTTTTGTAAATCTATACTTGAATAAAAAGTTtctgattttttattaaataaaaaattatatacgaAATTAGCAAAGTGTGGAACGATAGGATTTGACTTTTTTGCAATTTTATTTAAGTAACTCGATTAATTTTTGTTTACAAATTTTAGAAGCAAGCTTTAAAGCTTATTACAAagactttatatatattatggatTTATTGCCATTTTGTTAGGAAATGAGTCATAAAGGAAGGATATATTTCTCCCATGGCGTATTGAATCTTCTTCCTTTAACATGCaataaggaaaagagaaagttttggTGCAAAAAGAAAAGCAAACGTATACAAAGGAAAACCCTTTTGCACAAAGCTTTTATACCCTCCTACTGCTTTTGTCAATCAAAAGATTTTGACTCTCATGCTTCTACTCTCTCatgttattatatatttgtttttttggtACGTTATAATGGAGAGGTGATTCACAAGATTTGAACCCTGATGGAGCTGTTAACCATTGCATCAATGGCTTGCCGcccatatttttatttctaaaattatcaaaagcacttaaaagaaaaaggtagaaatAGAGGTCTACCAATATTAAGAAAAACAAACTTACGTGATGATGTCTttagtagtagtaataataataataaaaggaatgGAAAGAGGAGAGCCTGATCGTGTTACTTACAAATTACAactgaatgaatgaaaatataaacatTGCAGAAAGGATCATAAAGCTCAACTTTACATGGCAATTGTTGATATTATCGGATATTTCTCACTAAGCTAAGTTCCATAAACATAGGGAAACTGAAACCCAACTGTGCTGTGTTTTCACAATGCTTGGAGAAATGTCAACTTCCACATACACTTAACTTGTTACTTAGCAACTGTTTTCAGGTCAACAGCTATGGATATGAATAAACCATCATGATTTTGatcttttcatgaaatttttatatcTAATACTTGTGTCCAGAGATGAGAgatcctccaaatatatgaaataatttaggCTTGATGCTACGTAGTTTCAGCAAGCCAAACTGATCTTTGCAGCAGCTGATAATTTTCAGGAATCAAAGCATAAAGGAATGAAAACTGTATTTACCGGGAAATCTTTTTTTATCCATCTTCAAAACTGGAGATATTGTACACAAATAATTTCAGAAGAAGACCAACCCCTAACATaatttgaatatatgaaaatCAAAAGCACCATCTGCTCATCTTTTTTCGTTTCTTGTTTCTCAAACTACATCGAAAGagatatgcatgtgtatgaaatcCGCAAATGATGAACACCACTCGATCACTGTCTTCTACTATTTACACGAGTCCCGAAAGTAAGAATGGATACATTGCCTAACCTGTCGATAACTGGAGCAGCTTTACTTCCATTCAGCTTTCAACTGATGAAATCTGTGCATTCAATAAGCTCATACCATATTATCATACACCTAGATTTCGTGGCAAATATTTATGTGCTCTCCTGGAATGTGTGTGAACGAGAAAGGGCTGCAGGGTTTGCTTCCAAAATATAGCTGCCATCTGATACATGATCTTTGCCTTCTGCTTTAGATTCGAAGGCGTTGAAAATTTTACCTCCTCGTAAAGGATCCTTCTGGCCAGGTTTAATACCTAATGTAGCCCATATGGGACTCCTTGAAGCTTCATTTGGATTGTCAATTCTTAGCGTTTTGGGGACCAGAATGCACTTCTCTGATTGCTCCTCTTCGACAACATTAGCTTCTCTGTAATGTTTGCCTAGTGTCGGTAAGCCATTGCCCGAGCCACAACTGTTGCTAGTAGAGGACGATGGAGATAGGCAACCACTGGAATTACTGATAGAGACATTTCCTCCACCGGAAGCCCATAGAGGAATGCAACCCCAATAAGCAGGCACAAACTGTAATTGAATGTTTGACGGGCAAAATCCCGGAACTGCCACCATTGGCGCAGGGCACCATTGAACTGTATTCGAAGTAGTGCCGTTTGGTGCACCAATATGTTCAGACGAACATTGACCAGTGGCCATTGAAGCTATATTACTTGGGCCTGTATTCCAAGGAAAAATACAAGGAGAAACAGGATAACATTGTGTTGGATGCTTTGTGTTCAGCTCATTAGGTCCTGCTGAACCTATTCTCTCTTTTTGCATGACATTTCCAGGCATGCCGCATGGCGTTATGGAAGACCCACACAAGGAAGGTTCTTCTCTTATTTCTCCTGAACTGACTGTACTGGTCTCAACACATCTCTTCTGGTCCCCAAGGCTAAGCACTGTCTCCATGGATTCACAAAGAGGTGCTTCTGCACCAAATTTTAGAACTGTTCCATTTCCCATGGCAGTTGTAGTTTCCCCCGGAGATAGAAGCTGTTGAGTCGTAGAGTCGGGGTTTTCTATCCGAGTCACTGGTACGCCGCCAGAAGAAGCTATTATCTGTCGGTATTGAGAGGCCAAGTGCTTGTTCTTCCTCCGCCCAGCACCTATAGGAACATTTCTCATTGTTCCACCAGCGGTCCAATATCTCTGGCAGTTCTTGCAGAAGTGCCGAGGTTGGTTGACATTGTAGTTATTGAAATAACAGAATTTTGTGTCAAAGCTGTTGCATCGTGGACATGGAAGGATCTTGTCTGGTTTCTTAAAAACTTTCTCTTGGTTTGTACCATTTGTCTCTACCTGTTCATCTTTTACAATACAGTTCATTCGTATCCCGTTGGATTTCAAAGAAGTCCGGCATTCTTCCGTATCATTTTCTACCGTAATGGACTGACATGTGTTCGACTGAGAAGTTTCGATTTCGACGATGGTCGTATCCTGAAATCCAGAATCCAAATTGCAATCTCATTTATAAAaggttaaagaaaaatgaaagataccCATCAGTCAAATTGTAGTTAAAGTAATGCAAAAGAAAGATGTTTCTTGACCAAATTCAAAGGAATAATGTTTAAACTGTCCTTTTTCCCAAGTTTACAAGAAATTGACTGGGAAcaagtgaaaaaagaaaaaagtatggCTGCCATAATTACATGACTTTAGGCAAAGGTACAGGCCATGAACAGCTTCTAATAAATCATGTTGGACAAACTGCTTTTGCCCATCACCCTAatacaataatataatatatatttatatttacataaaGCTGGCTTTTCATTCAAAAACCAGGAAAAGATAGTCCAAAAGAAATCATAAGTTGCAAAATTCTATAAAGAAACATGTTTTACAAAATTCCTCATGAACATATAATCTCTACTGCCAAAATCAACTAGATGTTTTTAATAGAtgaacaaaataaattatttaaaaaaaaaactaaacatgaTTTTAATGTTCTTACTTCCCGGAGCATCCAAAGCAAAACTTGACCCCTTTTTTTTGCGAAATTTAAGGCTTCGTTACTTCATTTAAAACCATATACTAAAACACACACACAAGCACATTTAAAATATCAGAAAGGAAAGGactacataaaaaaaaatttgaaaccaTTTATCATTAACCATTTACTCGTTTATATACCAAAAAAGCAAACAAAATTCATTCCAAATATAAGTCAATAAAAAACTAAGTAAATATGAAAGTGAAGATGCCAAAAACATGTGTTTTGAGTCCCAAAAACTTCAATTTTGGAACCATAAAAGAGGTTTAACAAACCCACACTTCCCCAAAACATCAtagcaaaacaaaacaaaaaacccATAAACATGAAGGCAACAACAGCAGAAAAAAATGGGTAATTAACTAGAGAAGAAAACATACAAAGCACGAATAGAAACAATACAAGCaatgtaaaaaaataagaaatgaaGTCTGAATATATGTAAAAAGGTGAGGTTACCCCAGCATGAATCTGAGATTGAGGCATAGGAATCTTCCTTCCAAAGAGCTTGAAAGCTGGATCTCCACCCTTCATCTTTTACATAAAGATTTTGACGTCTTTGAAACTATGAAGAGCAACAACCATCACTGGGGGGAGGAAAAAAAGAGCTCTTTTGTAGAAGCAAGGAAGCAACTTTTTATAGTgtttttagtctttttttctctaaaatcccAGAAAACCCCTCAaaacacacaaaataaaaaaggaaaaaagatttGATAAAAAGTCTTGTGAGATAAAAGCATAAAGAACGTGAAGGATCAGAGTTCAATTTTTAAACCTTTCTTTTTTTCCTGCTTTTTTATTATAGTATTTTTAAAGATAAGCTGTCTATTTGGgaaaccttttttctttttcgatttcttggCAGGGTTATAAAATCTAGGGCATGTCAACTTTTTTTTCGTTTATTTCTCTCACTACTCCTTCTACTCATCTTACATTTTCAATTTACTTTTAATtctcaaattttagtttttctatttttacatttcaAATTTCACCtctatctttataattattttgttagatTCAGGTTTCAGTTTTCAGTTACAGTggtaacaattaaaattttaactaaattcttaaaaataaaattagaagaattaaattctaaatttataaaaaaaatacagtgACTTTTGCAGATATTAAcccttatttttataataaatatgttGATGTAACTATgtttttcttaatgaaattttgatggttgactatgagattaaataaaccaagtttttatgaaaaatgaatttcatattttattttttgtataataATAAAGTAGTATAACTtgcaaattaatataaaaatattttaaaatcgcttcatcactttattattattattattattattttaaaacaagtAGTAAAATTTTCACTAGTGAAAATCTTTTGAAAATTTGAACCATCCATTTTCAATTATtctcattatatttatttatcatttttgttTATACAAAGACTATCAAAATTTAACATCATGTTATGGCATGATAGTCAAGGATATTTATCACCTTAAATATAGTATGGGTTTGAGTCACTCTAATCCATTAATTATTTGGGTTTTACTCTGTtattataattcataaaaaaatcaaaactaaaaatattaaaaaaatacgatagaaaaattaaaatattaatcgatatttttaaaaacattaatttaattcCTCTCCAAAGTCTAAGTAATATAATGCAATCATTCATGTACTTTTAAGCATTATTTAAAGAATTTATATACAATTATTTTGTATAAATAAAGAACACAATAGTTGCCgtacaaattaaattttaatttatcttatGATGTTTATATAAAAGATTCAAGTCaaacttttatgttttaattcaatgttaaagaatttttattaaataaaaaatccgtttcattatttgaaaattaataaaatatataaatttatattaatatctacatatttttattatatttttaaaattattaatttaaatttgaaatgaaTCTAGCTAATATAAGAATAAGAATAGAATAGAATACTTTTGTCCAAGTTTGTTTCAAGAGTTAACTAAACTAAATGAAGCACTTGTGTCCTATAATACAAACATTTATGTATTTTAGTTAAAACTGGATTAACCtctcaattttcaattctatCAATCGAATTTTTAACCCACTTCATATCGAATTATTGTCTCTTTTTTAGATTGTAGGCTTAAGAAATTGTgtatattatatttgaattgaatggaTGGAATGTGATAGAGAGGTAAAAGGGAGTGGGGGTGGGGCCATTTCATGAGAAAGGGAGgcaaaaaatgaaaaagggaatTTGAAAGAGACTCGCTTTTTACGCCGCCTTCAATGTCTTTGCTTCCCCCTCTTTGCCTTTTCCTACCAATGGAATGGGccctccctttctttctttctttattttatcccATTTTAGTTCGTGATTTGTGCCTTTCACCAATCACTTCATTTTTTCCCATATTTTAATGCCTCCAATTAAAATTTCCCACTACTTTATTTCTAATTTTAGTATcttatatttattcatttcaatccactcaaatttgtttaattatatttattcaaattttatgtattttttatccactttataaaataaaatattttaaatttatggttttatgttcatatatcatgtatggatttttatccattttttataaaaacatttttataataatGTACTTTAGATTttgtttgataaatgattcaatcttcttaaatttaatttttaagtatctttaataattataataattttgcacttaatttaaattttttaataaaaagtgttttttatgcaaaaaaaaagtgttgaataaaataaataggtaaatatttatttatcatttggaAAGTAATTTACActacgtttggttcactgtaatggaataTAGTTGTAATAGAATAGAGTTGTAATCAGTAATTTAACTATTTAGTTCAATGGAATAGAagagaactgtaatagtattcttgtgtttggttgaatagaattATATTGTAATGATCATTCCATTGAATGAGTATTAAATTCAATCAAACAAATGAATGAGGGAGAAGGCTATTCTATtcccccaaccaaacatggtgttagTAATTGCTTGTAATTACACGGGATGATATGTTTGAGAAACCATTATAATTTGTGGGTCCCATTAAATTGGGTGTAATTCAAGCATTTAATTACACTAATTCTTAGGGAAATGTGAGAATCGAAGTAATTACGTAGGTAATTATGTCCAAATCCAATTATCCTATGGCTTTCCAAACACCCCGTATATGATTTAACcttgaaaacttatttttatacaagtttaagctataagaaattatattataagcatatACACGAATGAGTGTTTGGATGGTTATTACAAAATATTTCTAAAGttatattataaatcttaaaaaaatatatcataaaaataatttgtgtattttataaatttataataaaaaaaactatattccttaaattttaaaaaattttaaagttataacCAAAAAgtgtattataaaaaattaatttacatgttataaaaatgttataaaaaatattagaatatacttatttataaaaaaattaatcgaacTAAACTTTTTTGGTTAATTcagtcgattaaccgaattaactgaaatatatatttttttgtttctggttaaaacaagtataaaacatataaaaaattaaccgacttaaccgaccaattaatttatattttcaaaaaattaaccgaactaactgaatacttatatattataatattatttattaaatttggttaattcggttaactgaccgattttgaaccgaattaaccattaaccgaacttctaaaaaattattaaccggtCACAGAccaaattaattcggttaatggaCCGATTAACCAAATTTGTttgattaaccgaattaattcggttttaCCTGAAATTTGCATACCCTTAACTGTTATCTCCGAACAATAAAAATGTTGATTGGGTGATAGTTGATCAACTTacaaaatcgactcattttattgcAATTAGGATAGATTGGTAACTTCCGAAGCTAGCTGAGGTGTACATTCGAGAAATTACTAGATTGCACGGTATACCTATGTTGGTTATCTTTGATTGCGATCCTCGGTTCATTTCGAGATTCTAAAAATAGTTGCATGAATCTCTAGGTATGAGACTTAACTTTAGCACAACCTTTCAACCGCAGGCAGACGGGCAATCTAAACATGGTATTCAgatattagaagatatgcttcgagcttgCGCAATTGATTTTAAATCAAGTTGGTAACATtatttacctttggttgaatttgtgtacaataatagttttcagtcgagcattcaAATGGCTCCGTACGAAACTTTATATGGTTGTAGGTGCCGAACACCTATTTGCTGGTCGGATTTGAGTAAAAGAAAAGTTGTTGGGCCAGAATTGGTTTAGGAAACTAAGGTATAGTTAATGTGGTCCGAGATAGATTGAAAATAGCTTCCAATAGAAAACAATCATATGCAGATCTGAAACGTTGAGACAGTGAGTTTTTCGtgggtgacaaagtgtttttaaaggttccactatggaagaaagttcttcgatttggtcaaaaaggaaaGCTGAGCCctcgatttatcggaccgtatgaaatcaaTGAAAGAATTGGATCAGTTGCTTATTGGTTGGCATTACCTGTGGAATTGCAAAAAATAaacgatgtttttcatgtgtcaatgCTTTGAAAATATCAAACGAATCTTTCTCATATTATTTCGACGGAAGATTTTGAAATTCAACCCGACTTGTCATACGAGGAAGAACCAGTTGAAATTTTAGCTCCCAAGGtaaaagagttaagaaacaaaCGTGTTTGCCTCGTGAAAGTTCTGTGGTGTATCCTACGagtcgaggaagcaacttgggactCAGAAGAGACAATGAGATCTCAGTATCCCTACATTttttcaagtaaatttcgaggacaaaatttctttagagGGGGAAAATTGTAATGACCTAGAAGTCAGTGATTTCGAAAAGTATGGTTTCGGGACCCTGTTTTCGTAAAttgaattcataaatatttttattaattaaatattcacAAAGCTATGTTAGGAGTGAATTAAATTACAAATACGTAATTTCAccgaaataaaatttaattagagtaCAGGAACTAAATTGTATAAGTAATCAAAGTAAGAATTATTAAGGGATTATAATTAGAATTTAATATATAACTTATAAAGTAAATAAACCTttatatatgaatgtatatgaGTGGCGGGTTaaaacttattatatatattttatattataaagttCAGTTAActtattgttaaaataataaaataaaataaaaagaaatgaaaagatgaTATTAGTGGATGGAAAGAGAAATATTATTCTTATTTCATCTTAGACTTTTCGaagcaaaaaagaaaagggagaatgaCGTACAACAATAGGTTTAAActtttcaagcttcaattggttagttaatttagttctttttcttataatttttatgttttaggaaTTCCGGTACCTAGAGCTAGCTGACCTATGTTGTACTTTTCGTTATTGTTAATATTTGAGGATGTTATTTTAGTTGAATATATAAAGCTTTAGGGACTAATTTAGATTTTTAggttagaagtgaaaaatgactaaattgtaaagtcaattgatgattttgtctaataagggctaaaatgcacaaattgtgaaaattatgttagttcctattttaaagaataaattgaataaaatgcaaaagttgcataaattaaaaattgaatgaaaattttaattttatatttgatgAAATGTCTTGTTGTTTTAATCCGTATCTAACATTGACTCGGATCCCtcgaaaaacaaaggaaaatataaAGTTTTCAATAAATAGCTCAGAGTtcatggtttgtatttctataatctgaactatTTAAATTGTTGCATATAAACATTGCATCATATGGTAAGTTGATAAAGTGAGTTAGTTCTTGGAAATCTGTGTGAAATGCTAATTTAATTGAAAGGatgtgattgaatgtttaattgtaaaattagatttaatttgatagttatgtATT
It includes:
- the LOC107891113 gene encoding cyclic dof factor 2 yields the protein MKGGDPAFKLFGRKIPMPQSQIHAGDTTIVEIETSQSNTCQSITVENDTEECRTSLKSNGIRMNCIVKDEQVETNGTNQEKVFKKPDKILPCPRCNSFDTKFCYFNNYNVNQPRHFCKNCQRYWTAGGTMRNVPIGAGRRKNKHLASQYRQIIASSGGVPVTRIENPDSTTQQLLSPGETTTAMGNGTVLKFGAEAPLCESMETVLSLGDQKRCVETSTVSSGEIREEPSLCGSSITPCGMPGNVMQKERIGSAGPNELNTKHPTQCYPVSPCIFPWNTGPSNIASMATGQCSSEHIGAPNGTTSNTVQWCPAPMVAVPGFCPSNIQLQFVPAYWGCIPLWASGGGNVSISNSSGCLSPSSSTSNSCGSGNGLPTLGKHYREANVVEEEQSEKCILVPKTLRIDNPNEASRSPIWATLGIKPGQKDPLRGGKIFNAFESKAEGKDHVSDGSYILEANPAALSRSHTFQEST